In the Grimontia kaedaensis genome, one interval contains:
- the hscB gene encoding co-chaperone HscB, whose amino-acid sequence MNHFELFGLSSQFDLDGGSLSSQFRELQRRFHPDKFATASEQDRLLAVQKAAQINDAYQTLIDPVRRAEYLLSLNGAELRDEQQTMQDPEFLMQQMELREELEEIADSDEPDVLLFDFEQGVEKLHIALLAELKEQLNGGQWQDAATSVRKLKFLVKLKQEIERIEDRLLG is encoded by the coding sequence ATGAATCATTTCGAACTATTTGGGCTATCATCGCAGTTCGATCTGGATGGTGGCTCTCTTTCTTCGCAGTTTCGCGAACTCCAACGACGTTTCCATCCGGATAAATTTGCCACTGCATCTGAGCAGGATCGCCTGCTTGCCGTGCAGAAAGCTGCGCAAATCAACGATGCTTATCAAACGCTAATCGACCCGGTGCGCCGTGCGGAATACCTTCTCTCTCTCAATGGCGCAGAACTGCGCGATGAGCAGCAGACCATGCAAGATCCTGAGTTCTTGATGCAGCAAATGGAACTGCGCGAAGAGCTGGAAGAGATTGCAGACAGCGATGAGCCGGATGTATTGTTGTTTGACTTTGAACAAGGCGTTGAGAAACTTCATATAGCTTTGCTGGCCGAATTGAAAGAACAACTAAATGGCGGGCAATGGCAGGATGCGGCAACAAGTGTCCGCAAGCTGAAGTTCTTGGTCAAACTCAAGCAAGAAATCGAACGAATCGAAGATCGGCTGCTGGGTTAA
- the iscA gene encoding iron-sulfur cluster assembly protein IscA produces MAITMTDAAALRVRTFLENRGKGIGLRLGVRTSGCSGMAYVLEFVDELNEEDQVFDFEQYGVKVIVDSKSLLYLDGTELDFTKEGLNEGFQFNNPNVSSECGCGESFNV; encoded by the coding sequence ATGGCCATTACTATGACTGACGCGGCGGCATTACGCGTCCGCACCTTCTTGGAAAACCGCGGAAAAGGTATCGGCCTTCGCTTGGGTGTTCGTACGTCAGGCTGTTCAGGAATGGCTTATGTACTGGAATTCGTTGACGAACTCAACGAAGAAGATCAAGTGTTCGACTTTGAGCAATATGGCGTCAAAGTGATCGTTGACAGTAAAAGTCTTCTGTACTTAGATGGCACCGAGCTTGATTTCACTAAGGAAGGCCTCAACGAGGGCTTCCAGTTTAATAACCCTAACGTAAGCAGCGAGTGTGGTTGTGGCGAAAGCTTTAACGTTTAA
- the iscU gene encoding Fe-S cluster assembly scaffold IscU, with amino-acid sequence MAYSEKVIDHYENPRNVGAFDKNDPNIGSGMVGAPACGDVMKLQIKVNEQGIIEDAKFKTYGCGSAIASSSLVTEWVKGKSLDEAAAIKNAEIAEELELPPVKVHCSILAEDAIKAAVSDYKKKHEA; translated from the coding sequence ATGGCTTACAGCGAAAAAGTAATCGATCATTATGAAAATCCACGTAACGTGGGTGCTTTTGACAAAAACGATCCAAACATAGGTAGCGGCATGGTTGGCGCACCAGCGTGTGGTGACGTGATGAAGCTACAAATCAAGGTAAATGAACAAGGCATCATAGAAGATGCGAAGTTCAAAACCTACGGCTGCGGTTCAGCGATTGCATCAAGCTCACTGGTTACTGAGTGGGTAAAAGGCAAATCTCTGGACGAAGCTGCTGCAATCAAAAATGCTGAAATTGCAGAAGAGCTTGAGCTTCCTCCTGTGAAGGTTCACTGCTCAATTCTCGCGGAAGATGCTATCAAAGCAGCAGTAAGCGACTATAAGAAAAAACACGAAGCTTAA
- a CDS encoding IscS subfamily cysteine desulfurase yields MKLPIYFDYSATCPVDPRVAEKMMQYLTLDGCFGNPASRSHRFGWQAEEAVDTARENIANYLNADPREIVFTSGATESDNLAIKGVAHFYGKKGKHIITCKTEHKAVLDPCRQLEREGFEVTYLEPESNGIIDMNKLADAIREDTILVSIMHVNNEIGVVQDIAAIGELCRERKVVFHVDAAQSVGKLPLDTQEIKVDLISMSAHKAYGPKGIGALYVRRKPRIRLEAQMHGGGHERGFRSGTLPTHQIVGMGEAFRIAKEELEKDTAHSLALRDRFYEGVKDLEAVYVNGDLEQRVAANLNVSFAFVEGESLLMALKDLAVSSGSACTSASLEPSYVLRALGLDDELAHSSIRFSFGRFTTEEEVDYAVEQVRKAVTKLREMSPLWDMYKEGIDLSTVEWAHH; encoded by the coding sequence ATGAAATTGCCAATCTATTTTGATTATTCAGCGACATGCCCAGTGGATCCGCGTGTTGCCGAGAAAATGATGCAGTACTTGACCCTTGATGGTTGTTTTGGTAACCCTGCATCCCGTTCACACCGTTTTGGCTGGCAGGCGGAAGAAGCAGTCGACACTGCCCGCGAAAATATTGCCAACTACTTGAACGCTGACCCACGCGAGATCGTGTTCACTTCCGGTGCGACGGAATCTGACAACCTGGCAATCAAAGGTGTTGCGCATTTCTATGGTAAGAAAGGCAAGCACATCATCACCTGCAAAACTGAGCACAAAGCTGTACTGGATCCATGCCGACAGCTGGAGCGTGAAGGTTTTGAGGTGACTTACCTTGAGCCAGAGTCTAACGGCATTATCGATATGAACAAGTTGGCTGACGCCATCCGCGAAGACACCATCCTTGTTTCTATCATGCACGTAAATAACGAAATCGGCGTGGTCCAAGACATCGCAGCAATCGGCGAATTGTGTCGTGAACGCAAGGTGGTCTTCCATGTTGATGCGGCTCAATCTGTCGGTAAACTGCCGCTGGACACTCAAGAAATCAAAGTTGATCTGATTTCAATGAGCGCGCACAAAGCGTACGGCCCGAAAGGTATAGGTGCTCTGTACGTTCGTCGTAAGCCACGTATCCGCCTTGAAGCACAAATGCACGGTGGCGGTCATGAGCGCGGTTTCCGCTCTGGTACATTGCCAACTCACCAAATCGTGGGTATGGGTGAAGCTTTCCGTATCGCGAAAGAAGAACTTGAGAAGGACACGGCGCATTCTCTGGCATTGCGTGACCGATTCTATGAAGGCGTTAAAGATCTGGAAGCGGTTTATGTAAACGGCGACCTTGAGCAGCGTGTTGCAGCAAACCTGAACGTCAGCTTTGCTTTCGTTGAAGGTGAATCTTTGCTGATGGCGCTGAAAGATCTGGCGGTTTCTTCTGGCTCTGCATGTACATCTGCAAGTCTGGAACCTTCGTATGTACTTCGTGCACTGGGTCTTGATGACGAACTGGCACACAGCTCTATCCGTTTCTCGTTCGGCCGCTTCACTACTGAAGAAGAAGTCGACTATGCGGTTGAGCAAGTACGTAAAGCGGTTACCAAGCTGCGTGAAATGTCACCACTGTGGGACATGTACAAAGAAGGTATTGATTTAAGCACTGTTGAGTGGGCACACCACTAA
- the iscR gene encoding Fe-S cluster assembly transcriptional regulator IscR, translated as MRLTSKGRYAVTAMLDVALHSEMGPVPLADISERQGISLSYLEQLFSRLRKAGLVSSVRGPGGGYRLGVNANEIAVGMVIAAVDESVDATKCQGKGDCQGGTRCLTHTLWRDLSSRISSFLNDITLGELMQDNEVKHVADRQDSSLESSTIVRHGLNSSGSEKPATTLGVNFRS; from the coding sequence ATGAGACTGACTTCGAAAGGCAGATATGCCGTTACAGCGATGCTCGATGTCGCGCTGCACTCCGAGATGGGGCCTGTGCCTCTAGCTGATATTTCAGAGCGTCAAGGGATCTCTCTGTCATATCTGGAGCAACTTTTCTCTCGCCTTCGTAAAGCAGGCCTAGTGTCCAGTGTACGTGGTCCAGGTGGCGGCTATCGACTCGGCGTGAATGCAAATGAAATTGCAGTCGGCATGGTGATTGCCGCTGTTGATGAATCGGTCGATGCGACCAAGTGTCAGGGCAAAGGCGACTGCCAAGGCGGAACACGCTGCCTGACGCACACGCTATGGCGTGACCTTAGCTCCCGTATCAGCAGCTTTTTGAATGACATTACGCTCGGCGAACTGATGCAAGACAACGAAGTCAAGCATGTCGCGGATCGTCAGGACTCCTCACTTGAGTCCTCAACAATTGTTAGACATGGTTTAAACTCCAGTGGCAGTGAAAAGCCAGCCACCACTTTGGGTGTGAATTTTCGCTCGTAA
- the trmJ gene encoding tRNA (cytosine(32)/uridine(32)-2'-O)-methyltransferase TrmJ, translated as MLENIRIVLVGTTHSGNIGSAARAMKVMGLKHMVLVAPDCQVDGQAIALAAGASDIANNARIVDTVEEAVADCGLVIGTSARNRSLEWPMLDSRECGVKAIEEAAQYPVAFVFGRERTGLTNEELQACHFHVAIPANPEYSSLNLAMAVQTLCYEARMAWLDSQAYQGEVKEQPYPLAEDLERFYAHLEQVLGITGFINKSHPGMVMTKLRRLFNRARPESQELNILRGVLSSIEKHHKDKQE; from the coding sequence ATGTTAGAAAATATTCGAATTGTGCTGGTAGGCACCACGCATTCAGGCAACATCGGTTCTGCTGCTCGGGCAATGAAAGTGATGGGGCTGAAACATATGGTGTTGGTCGCGCCTGATTGTCAGGTCGACGGGCAGGCGATAGCGCTTGCTGCCGGTGCCAGTGATATTGCTAACAACGCGCGTATCGTTGATACCGTGGAAGAAGCCGTTGCTGATTGTGGCCTGGTGATTGGAACCAGTGCCCGTAACCGTTCACTGGAATGGCCAATGCTGGATTCCCGCGAATGCGGCGTGAAAGCCATTGAAGAAGCGGCCCAATATCCTGTGGCATTCGTGTTTGGCCGTGAGCGTACGGGTCTGACAAATGAAGAATTGCAGGCGTGTCATTTTCACGTCGCTATTCCTGCTAACCCGGAATATAGCTCGCTGAACCTAGCTATGGCGGTGCAAACTCTTTGCTACGAAGCGCGAATGGCTTGGCTTGACAGTCAGGCATATCAAGGGGAAGTGAAAGAGCAGCCTTACCCGCTGGCTGAAGACTTGGAACGTTTTTACGCTCATCTTGAACAGGTTCTGGGTATTACTGGTTTTATCAATAAATCTCATCCGGGCATGGTCATGACAAAACTGCGTCGTTTGTTTAACCGTGCAAGACCGGAAAGTCAGGAGCTTAATATTCTTCGTGGTGTGCTCTCTTCGATTGAAAAACACCATAAAGATAAGCAAGAATAA
- the suhB gene encoding inositol-1-monophosphatase, which yields MHPMLNIAIRAARKAGDFIAKSAENSDNVETTQKGSNDFVTNIDKAAEQIIIDVIKKSYPEHNIVTEEAGVVAGKDTDYQWIIDPLDGTTNFVKNFPHFSVSIALRIKGRTEVACVYDPIRNELFSAQRGAGAQLNSKRIRVGVAKDLNGTVLATGFPFKAKQHSEGFIKVVSALFVDCADFRRTGSAALDLCYVAAGRVDGFFELGLKPWDIAAGELIAREAGAICTDFAGGTDYVQSGNIVTANPKVLKGILAKIRDNANEAMKK from the coding sequence ATGCATCCTATGCTAAATATTGCCATTCGCGCAGCGCGAAAGGCAGGCGACTTTATCGCTAAATCTGCTGAGAACTCTGATAACGTTGAAACGACTCAGAAAGGTTCTAATGACTTTGTCACCAACATCGACAAAGCCGCTGAGCAAATCATTATCGACGTAATCAAGAAGTCTTACCCTGAACACAACATCGTGACTGAAGAAGCCGGTGTGGTTGCAGGTAAAGACACTGATTACCAATGGATCATCGACCCACTGGATGGCACCACTAACTTCGTTAAAAACTTCCCGCACTTCTCTGTGTCTATTGCTCTGCGCATTAAAGGCCGTACTGAAGTGGCGTGTGTTTACGATCCAATCCGTAACGAGCTTTTCTCTGCTCAGCGTGGCGCAGGTGCGCAGCTGAACAGCAAGCGTATCCGTGTAGGCGTTGCAAAAGATCTGAACGGTACCGTTCTGGCAACTGGCTTCCCGTTCAAAGCAAAGCAACACTCAGAAGGCTTCATCAAAGTTGTTAGCGCACTGTTTGTAGACTGTGCCGACTTCCGCCGCACTGGTTCTGCTGCTCTTGACCTGTGTTATGTAGCCGCTGGCCGCGTAGATGGTTTCTTCGAACTGGGCCTGAAACCTTGGGATATCGCTGCCGGTGAACTGATTGCCCGTGAAGCTGGTGCCATTTGTACTGACTTCGCTGGCGGTACTGACTACGTTCAGTCAGGCAACATCGTGACCGCAAACCCGAAAGTACTGAAAGGTATTTTGGCGAAAATTCGCGACAACGCGAACGAAGCGATGAAAAAATAA
- the secF gene encoding protein translocase subunit SecF has product MFQLLRPDFSIDFMRWSKPAFFLSVVMIAASIFSLSTKWLNWGLDFTGGTLIEVGFEQPANLPLIRESLASKGFGDAVVQNFGTARDVMVRLRPREDAQGELLGNQILDAIKEGTGQAVEMRRIEFVGPNVGDELTEAGGLAILVSLICILLYVSLRFEWRLAAGAVVSLAHDVIITLGIFSFLQIEVDLTIVAALLTVVGYSLNDTIVVYDRIRENFRKMRKGDADEVVNASVSQTLSRTLITSGTTLFVVIALFLQGGAMIHGFATALLIGITIGTYSSIYVASAMALKLGITREHLLPPPPVEKEGEEFDSMP; this is encoded by the coding sequence ATGTTTCAACTATTAAGGCCTGACTTTAGTATCGACTTCATGCGTTGGTCGAAGCCGGCATTTTTCTTGTCGGTTGTCATGATTGCTGCTTCTATTTTCAGCCTGTCTACTAAATGGCTGAACTGGGGTTTGGACTTCACCGGCGGTACGCTGATTGAAGTGGGTTTTGAGCAACCAGCAAACTTGCCGCTGATTCGTGAGTCACTGGCATCAAAAGGCTTTGGTGATGCGGTCGTTCAGAACTTTGGTACTGCACGTGACGTGATGGTTCGCCTTCGCCCACGCGAAGATGCGCAGGGTGAATTACTGGGTAACCAGATTCTGGATGCCATTAAAGAAGGTACGGGTCAGGCAGTAGAAATGCGCCGTATCGAGTTCGTTGGCCCGAACGTGGGTGACGAACTGACAGAAGCAGGTGGTCTGGCGATACTGGTATCGCTGATCTGTATTCTGTTGTATGTTTCTTTGCGATTCGAATGGCGCCTGGCTGCGGGTGCGGTTGTTTCTCTCGCACACGACGTGATTATCACGCTGGGTATCTTTTCGTTCCTGCAGATTGAAGTCGACCTGACCATCGTCGCAGCATTGTTGACCGTTGTCGGTTACTCACTCAACGATACCATCGTTGTATACGACCGTATTCGTGAGAACTTCCGCAAGATGCGTAAAGGTGATGCGGATGAGGTCGTTAATGCTTCAGTGTCCCAGACTCTTAGCCGTACATTGATAACATCTGGTACGACGTTGTTTGTAGTTATCGCGCTGTTCCTTCAAGGCGGTGCCATGATCCACGGCTTTGCGACTGCATTGCTGATTGGTATCACTATCGGTACTTACTCGTCTATCTACGTCGCTTCTGCGATGGCGCTCAAATTGGGTATTACCCGCGAGCACCTGCTTCCACCACCACCGGTGGAAAAAGAAGGCGAAGAATTCGACAGTATGCCTTAA